From a single Thermothielavioides terrestris NRRL 8126 chromosome 1, complete sequence genomic region:
- a CDS encoding lysine methyltransferase enzyme-like protein (Contains conserved domain SET[pfam00856], SET domains are protein lysine methyltransferase enzymes), with amino-acid sequence MTRPAGASFAQFFPAAPRAARDRAMEREKAKMKAQESPSVQAADINGHNSPLNPATSAPQHAGAGTAGTAGASRDVAHLPTDDADSLAGDALNVGGSVSSHASTSSSVFSAPARPSNSAAAKSSNGQPTPPTTHASPSSYLSSTAGVKAQSLTPRRADEIDGRSPVPNGTVLEAPNAGRVPARDPSRSILSIRCRYDPHLDASVPIPEKRKRKPVYKEFGPGNRDDAPPSDPRLAKGGRLNYINVDFHLPKARLRHAPYNLKPYKYDPKTSCGPGPPTQIVVMGFNPLLAFSKVTAVFASFGDIAESSNKMHPETGSYLGFATFRYRDSKPSRSRPIPVPAAEAARRAVRAMNGKRIEASTVRVEYDADGKKSSRMLEEVLKKEKENESTQGPGEPKIPTGPRPKDFIPGPPPTAPKAPAAHRGLMNVQGVWVPKPRLDSVIEVEPIAPRLKHEPYIFVAHQHVPVMPTTVTHMKRRLKTFMFEDIRADRSGYYIIFRDSGHGRAEADRCYRSADRTAFFTYTMVMELHLYGTAGKTSHSSDARRRSRTPERRRFDDSRSHRERDHEHDGSKRDEERAKREERERRRREEEADLEEEKRQRAKNFDPVLEATEVVLREMKEQLIKHIRTKIAAPALFKFLDPANHYATRRRLNLEDPVSARLPPISLDDYEERSPVGTPNSRGDPIERRTARLDVSALPRIRKVKNAGLNTRKHGFNDPFARNRPAARRSAFRSLHYRLRSDSEGESEDETENRTSLGRDTEELESRPRSRMGSEFGADKDDYGFWGPGEEDSMTEASFALNDSSVLPKKRKLDLQVETAIKRQKKTDEELFGVAIDRIETEFPSSEPSPEDLLLPDAGAAEENETDSSRMPTPLPQGAQAKPKAAPKTKKKSKKQLLEEREALKRQQQEIFEREALPSEEVDEAKPTPEAETEPKKPGKPDAEEEEEKPDLDENLYPSRKVAALELPEDFSFDVAALQELMLGENDQPDVDKLCKKFGRCKMDDPELWLWRRDRIRELNSARGSKKEPVRIEGYYVPNPTGCARTEGVKKILNSEKSKYLPHHLMVQKAREERQAQTGKNAKDAALAAAEAARLAAESLVAKGNSRANRANNRRFVADLNDQRKTLGQDSDVLRFNQLKKRKKPVKFDRSAIHNWGLYAMENIPKDDMIIEYVGEEVRQQIAEIREHRYLKSGIGSSYLFRIDDNTVIDATKKGGIARFINHSCMPNCTAKIIKVEGSKRIVIYALRDIAQNEELTYDYKFERELGSTDRIPCLCGTAACKGFLN; translated from the exons ATGACTCGCCCTGCTGGCGCGAGCTTCGCTCAGttcttccccgccgccccgcgcGCCGCAAGGGACAGGGCCATGGAACGCGAAAAGGCGAAAATGAAAGCACAGGAGTCTCCATCCGTGCAGGCAGCCGACATCAATGGCCACAACTCCCCGCTGAACCCTGCGACATCCGCACCACAACATGCCGGCGCTGGCACTGCCGGCACCGCTGGCGCCAGCCGTGATGTTGCACACCTACCGACAGATGATGCCGACTCGCTTGCCGGAGATGCCCTCAACGTTGGAGGTTCGGTTAGCTCGCACGCCAGCACAAGTTCTTCAGTCTTTAGTGCCCCCGCGCGACCGAGCAATTCGGCCGCCGCGAAAAGCTCAAATGGCCAACCCACCCCACCTACCACGCACGCATCCCCGTCGTCATATTTATCATCAACTGCGGGTGTCAAGGCACAGTCGCTCactccccgccgcgccgacgaaATAGACGGACGCAGCCCGGTACCCAACGGAACAGTCCTTGAAGCCCCGAACGCCGGACGTGTGCCTGCCCGAGACCCGTCTCGCTCGATTCTGTCCATCAGATGCAGATATGATCCACATTTGGATGCTTCGGTTCCGATCCccgagaagaggaagagaaAACCGGTATACAAAGAGTTTGGACCG GGCAACCGAGATGACGCTCCCCCCTCAGACCCTCGCCTGGCCAAGGGCGGGAGGTTAAACTACATCAACGTCGACTTCCACCTCCCGAAGGCCCGGCTACGCCATGCGCCCTACAACCTGAAGCCGTACAAGTATGATCCCAAGACCTCCTGCGGTCCGGGACCTCCCACCCAGATCGTGGTCATGGGGTTCAACCCGTTGCTTGCCTTTTCCAAGGTGACTGCCGTGTTCGCTTCGTTCGGCGACATCGCCGAGAGTAGCAACAAGATGCACCCAGAGACGGGGAGCTACCTCGGCTTCGCCACATTCCGCTACAGAGATTCAAAGCCCAGCCGTTCGCGTCCGATTCCGGTTCCCGCAGCCGAGGCCGCCAGGCGCGCCGTCCGGGCAATGAACGGGAAGAGAATTGAGGCGAGCACCGTCCGCGTCGAGTACGATGCTGATGGCAAGAAGAGCTCTCGGATGCTGGAAGAGGTGCTgaagaaagagaaagagaaCGAATCGACGCAGGGCCCAGGCGAACCCAAGATCCCCACTGGCCCGAGACCCAAAGACTTCATTCCCGGCCCCCCTCCGACCGCACCCAAGGCCCCCGCAGCCCACCGTGGCTTGATGAACGTCCAAGGCGTTTGGGTCCCAAAGCCCCGACTGGATTCCGTGATTGAGGTCGAGCCCATTGCCCCACGCCTTAAACACGAGCCGTACATCTTTGTTGCGCACCAACACGTTCCCGTCATGCCCACCACGGTGACCCACATGAAGAGGCGCCTTAAAACATTCATGTTTGAGGACATCCGGGCTGACAGGAGCGGCTACTACATCATCTTCCGAGATTCAGGACATGGGCGAGCCGAGGCCGATCGCTGCTACCGGTCTGCAGACCGCACAGCCTTCTTTACCTACACCATGGTCATGGAGCTCCATCTGTACGGGACGGCTGGCAAGACCTCGCATAGCTCAGatgcccggcgccgaagtCGCACCCCCGAGCGGAGACGATTTGACGACAGCAGGTCGCACCGTGAACGTGACCATGAACATGACGGCAGCAAGCGCGATGAGGAGAGAGCCAAGCGTGAGGAGCGAGAGCGTCGAAggcgcgaggaggaggcggacttggaggaggagaagcggcAAAGGGCTAAGAACTTTGACCCGGTTCTCGAAGCCACGGAAGTCGTCCTCCGGGAGATGAAGGAGCAGTTGATCAAGCATATTCGGACCAAGATCGCGGCACCGGCTCTTTTCAAATTCCTGGATCCTGCCAACCACTACGCCACGCGACGCAGACTCAATCTCGAGGATCCTGTTAGTGCCAGGCTTCCTCCCATTTCTCTCGACGACTACGAGGAGCGCTCGCCCGTGGGCACGCCGAACTCGAGGGGGGATCCCATTGAGCGACGGACGGCCCGGCTTGACGTCTCCGCGCTGCCGCGCATCCGCAAGGTCAAGAATGCCGGATTGAACACCCGTAAGCATGGGTTCAACGATCCGTTTGCGCGCAACCGCCCTGCGGCTAGGCGCAGCGCATTTCGGTCCCTCCATTACCGCCTGAGGAGCGACAGCGAGGGTGAATCTGAGGATGAAACCGAGAATAGGACATCGCTCGGCCGCGACACAGAGGAACTTGAGTCCCGACCTCGCAGCCGTATGGGCTCGGAATTCGGCGCGGACAAGGATGACTACGGATTCTGGGGCCCGGGCGAGGAGGATTCCATGACGGAGGCCAGTTTTGCTCTGAATGACAGCTCGGTACTGCCAAAGAAGAGGAAGCTGGATCTGCAGGTGGAAACGGCCATTAAACGGCAGAAGAAGACGGACGAGGAGCTTTTCGGCGTGGCCATTGACCGCATCGAAACCGAGTTCCCATCTTCTGAGCCATCTCCGGAGGACCTTCTTCTCCCGGACGCCGGAGCCGCGGAGGAGAATGAAACGGACAGTTCCCGGATGCCAACGCCCTTGCCGCAAGGGGCGCAGGCCAAGCCGAAAGCCGCGCCTAAAACGAAGAAGAAGTCGAAGAAGCAGCTGCTCGAAGAGAGGGAAGCTCTCAAACGGCAACAGCAAGAGATATTCGAGAGAGAGGCGTTGCCATCGGAGGAAGTGGACGAGGCCAAACCGACACCTGAGGCGGAGACGGAGCCGAAGAAGCCCGGGAAGCCCGAtgccgaagaagaggaggagaagccTGACCTGGACGAGAATCTGTACCCGTCCCGGAAGGTCGCAGCTTTGGAGCTGCCTGAGGACTTCAGCTTCGACGTGGCGGCATTGCAAGAGTTGATGCTGGGGGAGAACGATCAACCAGACGTCGACAAGCTTTGCAAGAAGTTCGGGCGCTGCAAGATGGACGACCCCGAGCTATGGTTATGGAGGCGAGATCGAATCCGTGAGCTGAACTCGGCGCGGGGGTCAAAAAAGGAACCGGTTCGCATCGAGGGCTACTATGTCCCGAATCCCACTGGCTGTGCGAGGACTGAGGGCGTGAAGAAGATCCTCAATTCGGAGAAGTCGAAATATCTCCCGCACCACCTCATGGTGCAGAAGGCCAGAGAGGAGCGTCAGGCGCAGACGGGCAAAAACGCCAAAGACGCGGCGCTCGCGGCAGCGGAAGCGGCCAGGCTGGCCGCGGAGAGTCTCGTCGCGAAGGGGAATTCCCGAGCCAACCGGGCCAACAACCGTCGCTTCGTGGCGGACCTCAACGACCAGCGGAAAACGCTCGGCCAGGATTCGGACGTCTTGCGGTTTAACCAGCTGAAGAAGCGAAAGAAGCCCGTCAAGTTCGACCGGTCGGCCATCCACAACTGGGGCCTGTATGCAATGGAGAACATACCCAAGGATGACATGATCATCGAGTACGTGGGCGAGGAGGTCCGGCAGCAGATCGCCGAGATCCGCGAGCACAGGTACCTGAAGAGCGGCATCGGCAGCAGCTACCTCTTCCGCATCGACGACAACACGGTCATCGACGCGACGAAGAAGGGCGGCATCGCGCGCTTCATCAACCACAGTTGCATGCCCAACTGCACGGCCAAGATCATCAAGGTGGAGGGCAGCAAGCGGATCGTGATCTATGCGCTCCGGGACATCGCGCAGA ACGAGGAGTTAACATACGACTACAAGTTTGAGCGCGAGCTTGGCAGCACGGACCGCATCCCCTGCCTGTGCGGAACGGCAGCGTGCAAGGGCTTCCTCAACTAA